One genomic region from Chlamydiales bacterium STE3 encodes:
- a CDS encoding Nucleoside diphosphate kinase 2 (Product derived from UniProtKB/Swiss-Prot:Q6MEA7;Gene name derived from UniProtKB/Swiss-Prot:Q6MEA7;EC number derived from UniProtKB/Swiss-Prot:Q6MEA7) yields the protein MTVEQTLSIIKPDATGKNHLGKIIDRFESQGLRVVGAKMVHLNQEKAEGFYAVHRERPFFKDLVGFMTTGPVLVMVLEGENAVLKNREIMGATDPKKAAPGTIRADFASSIEENAVHGSDSQENAKIEIDYFFSKDEVCPRTR from the coding sequence ATGACTGTAGAGCAAACGCTTTCTATTATTAAGCCTGATGCAACAGGTAAAAACCACCTAGGAAAAATCATCGACCGCTTCGAAAGCCAAGGCTTACGCGTCGTTGGAGCGAAAATGGTTCATTTGAACCAAGAAAAGGCGGAAGGCTTTTATGCTGTTCACCGCGAACGCCCTTTCTTCAAAGATTTAGTCGGATTCATGACCACAGGTCCCGTCCTCGTAATGGTGCTTGAAGGTGAAAATGCTGTATTAAAAAATCGTGAAATTATGGGAGCAACGGACCCTAAAAAAGCAGCTCCAGGCACTATTAGAGCTGACTTTGCAAGCAGCATCGAAGAAAATGCCGTTCATGGATCTGACAGCCAAGAAAACGCTAAGATCGAAATTGACTACTTTTTCTCTAAAGACGAAGTTTGCCCACGAACACGCTAA